The Solenopsis invicta isolate M01_SB chromosome 12, UNIL_Sinv_3.0, whole genome shotgun sequence genome window below encodes:
- the LOC105195984 gene encoding serine/threonine-protein kinase dst3 isoform X1, with protein sequence MSSTLEKKIMNLEERLRAENESRDRDRQIGGEIGGPGMGLHSSSSSSSSSAATGPASSPALRRPRQLGEMGTPTRPRKQLDLPVSQMTPPKMHDSEVDLKLQEIMKMNGILSINGQRYQTEMKDLEHLGELGNGTCGHVVKMRHKPSGVVIAVKQMRRSGNAEENKRIIMDLDVVLKSHDCPYIVQCLGCFITESDVWICMELMATCLDKLLKRSRQAIPEDFLGKVTVATVKALSYLKEKHGVIHRDVKPSNILLDETGGVKLCDFGISGRLVDSKAKTRSAGCAAYMAPERIDPPDPTKPDYDIRADVWSLGITLVELATGVFPYRDCKTDFEVLSRVVQDDPPSLPVDAPFSKEFRSFVSCCLTKNYKHRPKYHKLMEHAFIRKYDVLQDGETNFALTNSGCQWFGKVMRQLEPRWESSSRLPGGQQQRVSGHVSLKQTVHLRAQPEMPAFLRSNINSGIREPPNCGFLPFHQRSNSENNANYFPYSPYALRRREIARPFSPPISKEAADQSEPNLPPRSFSPYRQYEQSITRHDYNSSNRCSTSNGQGRQETTMMSTTTTTTTTTARPFSPYRAQDASLDSNDRPYSPYRSSRYEERNGGNKADRWQGGVSRSLSPFARDYSPWRRENVDPPNVIQPSPATYDNSGRYSPFLQQRLVQPPLQQPAALQTYPQTQNIYGSPMISRKRFPSEPPPQGSHGSTSPQLLISRFAHQLKQESPPSSLVIPPQQIVGSKESAKKRFASYVRLRLGSERAPSPEPPPRLSRGESPLALRRNLIEQASPSFPRRYVSPSPPQPPPRRLSESNSVPGSPQHLRARLRYTPEPQRRPPPP encoded by the exons TTGGGGAGATGGGTACCCCAACACGACCCAGAAAACAGCTAGATCTGCCAGTGTCGCAGATGACACCACCAAAGATGCATGACAGCGAGGTTGATTTAAAGCTACAGGAAATTATGAAGATGAATGGCATCCTAAGTATCAATGGCCAAAGGTATCAGACGGAGATGAAAGATCTAGAACATTTGGGCGAACTTGGTAATGGCACCTGTGGACACGTTGTCAAAATGAGGCATAAACCGAGCGGCGTAGTAATTGCTGTGAAGCAAATGCGACGCTCTGGGAATGCAGAGGAAAACAAAAGGATAATCATGGATCTCGATGTCGTGCTTAAATCACACGACTGTCCATACATTGTACAGTGCCTGGGCTGTTTCATTACTGAATCCGATGTTTGGATTTGCATGGAACTGATGGCGACGTGCCTAGACAAACTATTAAAGCGTAGCAGGCAGGCGATACCAGAAGATTTTTTAGGAAAAGTTACAGTAGCa ACTGTAAAGGCGTTGTCGTACCTGAAAGAGAAACACGGTGTAATTCATAGAGACGTGAAACCTAGTAATATATTACTGGACGAAACGGGAGGAGTAAAACTTTGCGATTTTGGGATCTCTGGTAGACTGGTTGACAGTAAAGCGAAGACGAGAAGCGCGGGATGCGCGGCGTACATGGCT CCTGAAAGGATAGATCCACCAGATCCTACTAAGCCAGATTATGATATAAGGGCGGATGTGTGGAGTTTGGGCATTACTCTGGTGGAACTAGCTACGGGAGTATTTCCTTATCGAGACTGCAAGACTGATTTTGAG GTACTGAGCAGAGTAGTACAAGATGATCCTCCGTCTCTTCCGGTGGATGCTCCCTTCTCCAAGGAGTTCAGGAGTTTCGTCAGCTGCTGCCTCACAAAGAACTACAAGCATCGGCCAAAGTATCACAAGCTCATGGAACATGCCTTCATTCGCAAGTATGACGTTCTTCAGGACGGCGAGACAAATTTCGCCCTAACAAACTCCGGCTGTCAATGGTTCGGCAAAGTCATGCGGCAGCTAGAACCAAGGTGGGAATCAAG TTCCAGATTACCAGGAGGTCAACAGCAGCGAGTTTCGGGCCATGTGTCCCTGAAGCAGACAGTCCATCTTCGAGCGCAACCTGAGATGCCAGCTTTCCTGAGGAGCAACATCAATAGCGGTATCAGAGAGCCGCCGAATTGCGGATTTCTACCGTTTCATCAGCGCTCCAATAGCGAAAACAACGCAAACTACTTCCCCTACAGTCCATATGCTCTTCGTCGAAGGGAAATCGCTCGACCATTCTCGCCGCCGATATCCAAAGAGGCGGCAGATCAGTCGGAGCCAAACTTACCGCCGCGATCTTTCTCACCCTATCGGCAGTACGAGCAAAGCATTACCAGGCACGATTACAACTCCTCGAATCGCTGCTCGACATCGAATGGTCAAGGTAGACAGGAGACGACGATgatgtcgacgacgacgacaacgacgacgacaacggcaaGACCGTTCTCTCCTTACAGAGCTCAGGACGCCAGTTTGGATAGCAATGATCGACCATATTCCCCATATCGTAGTAGCCGTTACGAGGAACGCAACGGTGGCAATAAGGCGGACCGATGGCAAGGAGGCGTCTCGAGGTCACTGAGTCCCTTTGCTAGAGACTATTCACCCTGGCGGCGAGAAAATGTTGATCCGCCCAATGTTATTCAACCATCACCTGCCACATACGACAACAGCGGTCGTTATTCACCTTTTCTGCAACAACGACTCGTGCAACCACCGTTACAGCAGCCTGCGGCACTTCAGACCTACCCACAGACGCAAAACATCTACGGTAGTCCAATGATCAGCCGTAAGAG GTTTCCTTCGGAGCCGCCACCGCAGGGATCCCACGGCTCCACTAGTCCACAATTGTTGATCTCCCGTTTCGCGCATCAGCTGAAACAGgaatcgccgccgtcgtcgctgGTGATACCACCACAGCAAATTGTTGGTTCAAAGGAGTCCGCGAAGAAGCGCTTCGCGTCTTATGTACGCCTTAGGCTTGGCAGCGAGCGCGCTCCTTCACCGGAACCACCGCCGAGACTGAGTCGTGGCGAGTCTCCGCTTGCTCTTAGGAGGAATTTAATAGAACAAGCGTCCCCTTCTTTTCCGCGAAG GTACGTCTCGCCTTCTCCACCACAGCCGCCACCTAGGAGATTGTCGGAAAGCAATTCCGTGCCTGGTAGCCCGCAGCACTTGCGAGCTCGCCTGCGCTACACGCCCGAACCTCAGAGGAGACCTCCGCCACCATAA
- the LOC105195984 gene encoding dual specificity mitogen-activated protein kinase kinase hemipterous isoform X2, with the protein MSSTLEKKIMNLEERLRAENESRDRDRQIGGEIGGPGMGLHSSSSSSSSSAATGPASSPALRRPRQLGEMGTPTRPRKQLDLPVSQMTPPKMHDSEVDLKLQEIMKMNGILSINGQRYQTEMKDLEHLGELGNGTCGHVVKMRHKPSGVVIAVKQMRRSGNAEENKRIIMDLDVVLKSHDCPYIVQCLGCFITESDVWICMELMATCLDKLLKRSRQAIPEDFLGKVTVATVKALSYLKEKHGVIHRDVKPSNILLDETGGVKLCDFGISGRLVDSKAKTRSAGCAAYMAPERIDPPDPTKPDYDIRADVWSLGITLVELATGVFPYRDCKTDFEVLSRVVQDDPPSLPVDAPFSKEFRSFVSCCLTKNYKHRPKYHKLMEHAFIRKYDVLQDGETNFALTNSGCQWFGKVMRQLEPSSRLPGGQQQRVSGHVSLKQTVHLRAQPEMPAFLRSNINSGIREPPNCGFLPFHQRSNSENNANYFPYSPYALRRREIARPFSPPISKEAADQSEPNLPPRSFSPYRQYEQSITRHDYNSSNRCSTSNGQGRQETTMMSTTTTTTTTTARPFSPYRAQDASLDSNDRPYSPYRSSRYEERNGGNKADRWQGGVSRSLSPFARDYSPWRRENVDPPNVIQPSPATYDNSGRYSPFLQQRLVQPPLQQPAALQTYPQTQNIYGSPMISRKRFPSEPPPQGSHGSTSPQLLISRFAHQLKQESPPSSLVIPPQQIVGSKESAKKRFASYVRLRLGSERAPSPEPPPRLSRGESPLALRRNLIEQASPSFPRRYVSPSPPQPPPRRLSESNSVPGSPQHLRARLRYTPEPQRRPPPP; encoded by the exons TTGGGGAGATGGGTACCCCAACACGACCCAGAAAACAGCTAGATCTGCCAGTGTCGCAGATGACACCACCAAAGATGCATGACAGCGAGGTTGATTTAAAGCTACAGGAAATTATGAAGATGAATGGCATCCTAAGTATCAATGGCCAAAGGTATCAGACGGAGATGAAAGATCTAGAACATTTGGGCGAACTTGGTAATGGCACCTGTGGACACGTTGTCAAAATGAGGCATAAACCGAGCGGCGTAGTAATTGCTGTGAAGCAAATGCGACGCTCTGGGAATGCAGAGGAAAACAAAAGGATAATCATGGATCTCGATGTCGTGCTTAAATCACACGACTGTCCATACATTGTACAGTGCCTGGGCTGTTTCATTACTGAATCCGATGTTTGGATTTGCATGGAACTGATGGCGACGTGCCTAGACAAACTATTAAAGCGTAGCAGGCAGGCGATACCAGAAGATTTTTTAGGAAAAGTTACAGTAGCa ACTGTAAAGGCGTTGTCGTACCTGAAAGAGAAACACGGTGTAATTCATAGAGACGTGAAACCTAGTAATATATTACTGGACGAAACGGGAGGAGTAAAACTTTGCGATTTTGGGATCTCTGGTAGACTGGTTGACAGTAAAGCGAAGACGAGAAGCGCGGGATGCGCGGCGTACATGGCT CCTGAAAGGATAGATCCACCAGATCCTACTAAGCCAGATTATGATATAAGGGCGGATGTGTGGAGTTTGGGCATTACTCTGGTGGAACTAGCTACGGGAGTATTTCCTTATCGAGACTGCAAGACTGATTTTGAG GTACTGAGCAGAGTAGTACAAGATGATCCTCCGTCTCTTCCGGTGGATGCTCCCTTCTCCAAGGAGTTCAGGAGTTTCGTCAGCTGCTGCCTCACAAAGAACTACAAGCATCGGCCAAAGTATCACAAGCTCATGGAACATGCCTTCATTCGCAAGTATGACGTTCTTCAGGACGGCGAGACAAATTTCGCCCTAACAAACTCCGGCTGTCAATGGTTCGGCAAAGTCATGCGGCAGCTAGAACCAAG TTCCAGATTACCAGGAGGTCAACAGCAGCGAGTTTCGGGCCATGTGTCCCTGAAGCAGACAGTCCATCTTCGAGCGCAACCTGAGATGCCAGCTTTCCTGAGGAGCAACATCAATAGCGGTATCAGAGAGCCGCCGAATTGCGGATTTCTACCGTTTCATCAGCGCTCCAATAGCGAAAACAACGCAAACTACTTCCCCTACAGTCCATATGCTCTTCGTCGAAGGGAAATCGCTCGACCATTCTCGCCGCCGATATCCAAAGAGGCGGCAGATCAGTCGGAGCCAAACTTACCGCCGCGATCTTTCTCACCCTATCGGCAGTACGAGCAAAGCATTACCAGGCACGATTACAACTCCTCGAATCGCTGCTCGACATCGAATGGTCAAGGTAGACAGGAGACGACGATgatgtcgacgacgacgacaacgacgacgacaacggcaaGACCGTTCTCTCCTTACAGAGCTCAGGACGCCAGTTTGGATAGCAATGATCGACCATATTCCCCATATCGTAGTAGCCGTTACGAGGAACGCAACGGTGGCAATAAGGCGGACCGATGGCAAGGAGGCGTCTCGAGGTCACTGAGTCCCTTTGCTAGAGACTATTCACCCTGGCGGCGAGAAAATGTTGATCCGCCCAATGTTATTCAACCATCACCTGCCACATACGACAACAGCGGTCGTTATTCACCTTTTCTGCAACAACGACTCGTGCAACCACCGTTACAGCAGCCTGCGGCACTTCAGACCTACCCACAGACGCAAAACATCTACGGTAGTCCAATGATCAGCCGTAAGAG GTTTCCTTCGGAGCCGCCACCGCAGGGATCCCACGGCTCCACTAGTCCACAATTGTTGATCTCCCGTTTCGCGCATCAGCTGAAACAGgaatcgccgccgtcgtcgctgGTGATACCACCACAGCAAATTGTTGGTTCAAAGGAGTCCGCGAAGAAGCGCTTCGCGTCTTATGTACGCCTTAGGCTTGGCAGCGAGCGCGCTCCTTCACCGGAACCACCGCCGAGACTGAGTCGTGGCGAGTCTCCGCTTGCTCTTAGGAGGAATTTAATAGAACAAGCGTCCCCTTCTTTTCCGCGAAG GTACGTCTCGCCTTCTCCACCACAGCCGCCACCTAGGAGATTGTCGGAAAGCAATTCCGTGCCTGGTAGCCCGCAGCACTTGCGAGCTCGCCTGCGCTACACGCCCGAACCTCAGAGGAGACCTCCGCCACCATAA